A single window of Oerskovia paurometabola DNA harbors:
- the prpB gene encoding methylisocitrate lyase, giving the protein MLYSHATPSDKRATLRARLAAGELLQLPGAFNPLSARLIEDKGFDGVYISGAVVSADLGLPDIGLTTLTEVATRAGQIARMTNLPAIVDADTGFGEPMNVARTIQTLEDAGVAGCHIEDQVNPKRCGHLDGKATVDLETATKRIRAAVDARRDPNFLVMARTDVRASLDGPAGLATAIDRAKALVDAGADAIFPEAMRDLAEFEAVAAAVDVPVLANMTEFGKSELFTRDQLAAAGVQIVIYPVTLLRSAMGAAERTLDMIRETGTQDGVVGEMQTRARLYELVDYAGYNHFDTEIFTYRP; this is encoded by the coding sequence ATGCTGTACTCGCACGCGACGCCGTCGGACAAGCGGGCCACGCTGCGCGCCCGGCTCGCGGCCGGCGAGCTGCTCCAGCTCCCCGGCGCGTTCAACCCGCTCTCCGCCCGCCTGATCGAGGACAAGGGCTTCGACGGGGTGTACATCTCGGGGGCCGTCGTCTCGGCGGACCTGGGCCTGCCGGACATCGGCCTCACGACCCTCACCGAGGTCGCAACCCGTGCGGGGCAGATCGCGCGCATGACGAACCTGCCCGCGATCGTCGATGCCGACACGGGCTTCGGTGAACCCATGAACGTCGCGCGCACCATCCAGACCCTCGAGGACGCGGGCGTCGCGGGCTGCCACATCGAGGACCAGGTCAACCCCAAGCGGTGCGGCCACCTCGACGGCAAGGCGACCGTCGACCTCGAGACCGCGACCAAGCGCATCCGTGCCGCGGTCGACGCCCGTCGCGACCCGAACTTCCTCGTCATGGCCCGCACCGACGTCCGGGCGAGCCTCGACGGCCCTGCGGGGCTGGCGACCGCGATCGACCGTGCGAAGGCGCTCGTCGACGCGGGCGCCGACGCGATCTTCCCCGAGGCCATGCGCGACCTCGCGGAGTTCGAGGCCGTGGCAGCCGCGGTCGACGTGCCGGTGCTCGCCAACATGACGGAGTTCGGCAAGTCCGAGCTGTTCACCCGTGACCAGCTCGCGGCGGCAGGCGTGCAGATCGTCATCTACCCCGTGACCCTCCTGCGTAGCGCGATGGGGGCCGCGGAGCGCACGCTGGACATGATCCGGGAGACCGGTACGCAGGACGGGGTGGTCGGCGAGATGCAGACGCGAGCGCGGCTGTACGAGCTGGTGGACTACGCCGGCTACAACCACTTCGACACCGAGATCTTCACCTACCGGCCGTAG
- a CDS encoding metallophosphoesterase — MLVGAGVLAAAGAGALAYAHLETKLFTLREVTVPVLPRGAADVRVLHFSDLHLTPTQERKIEWIRSLAALRPDFVVDTGDNLAHVDSLEPLLYALEPLLSSTPGTFVMGSNDYFAPSPKNPARYLLPDARTAHTVDPPRLPADKLAAAFSAAGWIDLTNRRDAIDVGGVHIDLVGVDDPHLDRDVFPPAQPRTVRDAGTDATPSGLRMGVVHAPYTRVLDQMHDDGADVILAGHTHGGQLCVPFYGALVTNCDLDRGRAKGLHGWPGARPDAPGGEASTWLNVSAGAGTSPYAPFRFACRPEATIVTLTAP, encoded by the coding sequence GTGCTCGTCGGCGCCGGCGTCCTCGCCGCCGCCGGAGCGGGGGCGCTCGCCTACGCCCACCTGGAGACCAAGCTGTTCACGCTGCGTGAGGTCACGGTCCCGGTGCTGCCCCGAGGGGCGGCCGACGTGCGTGTGCTGCACTTCTCTGACCTGCACCTGACCCCCACGCAGGAGCGCAAGATCGAGTGGATCAGGTCCCTCGCGGCCCTGCGCCCGGACTTCGTGGTCGACACGGGCGACAACCTGGCCCACGTGGACTCGCTGGAGCCGCTCCTGTACGCCCTCGAGCCGCTCCTGAGCAGCACGCCCGGGACGTTCGTCATGGGGTCGAACGACTACTTCGCCCCCTCGCCCAAGAACCCCGCCCGGTACCTGCTGCCCGACGCGCGGACCGCCCACACGGTCGACCCGCCGAGGCTCCCCGCGGACAAGCTGGCCGCCGCGTTCAGCGCCGCCGGGTGGATCGACCTCACCAACCGCCGCGACGCGATCGACGTCGGCGGCGTGCACATCGACCTGGTGGGCGTCGACGACCCGCACCTCGACCGGGACGTCTTCCCGCCCGCGCAACCACGCACGGTGCGGGACGCCGGGACCGACGCGACGCCGTCGGGCCTGCGGATGGGCGTGGTGCACGCGCCCTACACGCGCGTGCTCGACCAGATGCACGACGACGGCGCCGACGTCATCCTCGCCGGCCACACCCACGGCGGGCAGCTCTGCGTCCCGTTCTACGGGGCGCTCGTGACCAACTGCGACCTGGACCGCGGACGGGCCAAGGGTCTGCACGGCTGGCCGGGCGCACGCCCCGACGCCCCCGGCGGCGAGGCCTCGACCTGGCTCAACGTGTCGGCCGGGGCGGGCACCTCGCCCTACGCACCCTTCCGGTTCGCGTGCCGACCAGAGGCCACGATCGTGACGCTCACGGCACCGTGA
- a CDS encoding bifunctional 2-methylcitrate synthase/citrate synthase: MTTSTPSVGTPATTPGAAAPVPGPAAPAPEIRKGLAGVVVDTTSVSKVNPDTNSLLYRGYPVQELAARKSFEEVAYLLWHGELPTPEQLAEQTAVERAHRALPGAVRNAILELPTTCHPMDVCRTAVSVIGAHDPTAEDSSPEAEHAKALRLWAMLPAVVALDQRRRRGQQIVDPDEDLGYAENFLHMTFGEVPDECVVRAFEVSMILYAEHSFNASTFTARVITSTLSDLHSAVTGAIGALKGALHGGANEAVMATFAEIGTADRAAAWLDEALVDKRKIMGFGHRVYKHGDSRVPTMKKTLDDLVAHLGTDEATALDDLYDALEAAMTERKGILPNLDYPTGPAYHLMGFDTPTFTPLFVAARVVGWTAHVVEQRSANALIRPLSQYVGQAQREVP; this comes from the coding sequence ATGACCACCAGCACCCCCAGCGTCGGGACACCCGCGACCACCCCGGGAGCCGCGGCCCCGGTCCCGGGCCCGGCCGCTCCCGCTCCCGAGATCCGCAAGGGCCTCGCGGGCGTCGTCGTCGACACGACGTCGGTCTCCAAGGTCAACCCGGACACGAACTCGCTGCTCTACCGGGGCTACCCCGTGCAGGAGCTCGCCGCGCGCAAGAGCTTCGAGGAGGTCGCCTACCTCCTGTGGCACGGCGAGCTGCCGACCCCCGAGCAGCTCGCCGAGCAGACCGCGGTCGAGCGCGCCCACCGCGCGCTGCCGGGCGCCGTGCGCAACGCGATCCTCGAGCTCCCCACGACCTGCCACCCCATGGACGTGTGCCGCACCGCGGTCTCGGTCATCGGCGCGCACGACCCCACGGCCGAGGACTCGTCCCCCGAGGCCGAGCACGCCAAGGCCCTGCGGCTGTGGGCCATGCTGCCCGCCGTGGTCGCCCTCGACCAGCGCCGACGCCGTGGTCAGCAGATCGTCGACCCCGACGAGGACCTGGGCTACGCCGAGAACTTCCTCCACATGACCTTCGGCGAGGTGCCCGACGAGTGCGTCGTGCGGGCCTTCGAGGTCTCGATGATCCTGTACGCCGAGCACTCGTTCAACGCCTCGACGTTCACGGCCCGCGTCATCACCTCGACGCTGTCCGACCTGCACTCGGCCGTCACGGGCGCGATCGGCGCCCTCAAGGGTGCCCTGCACGGCGGCGCGAACGAGGCCGTCATGGCGACCTTCGCGGAGATCGGGACGGCCGACCGGGCCGCAGCCTGGCTCGACGAGGCGCTGGTCGACAAGCGCAAGATCATGGGCTTCGGCCACCGCGTCTACAAGCACGGCGACTCGCGCGTCCCGACCATGAAGAAGACGCTCGACGACCTCGTCGCGCACCTGGGGACCGACGAGGCGACCGCGCTCGACGACCTGTACGACGCGCTCGAAGCGGCCATGACCGAGCGCAAGGGCATCCTGCCGAACCTCGACTACCCGACCGGCCCCGCCTACCACCTCATGGGCTTCGACACCCCGACGTTCACGCCCCTGTTCGTCGCGGCGCGCGTCGTGGGCTGGACCGCGCACGTCGTCGAGCAGCGGTCCGCGAACGCTCTCATCCGCCCCCTCAGCCAGTACGTGGGGCAGGCGCAGCGCGAGGTGCCGTAG
- a CDS encoding transglycosylase domain-containing protein yields the protein MASPARPRRQVNAYQLIALLLAFVLVSGVGGVLGAGLLIPLAAGASQATDSSVQIFEELPDELEPGPLAEQSRVYANDGTTLLATFYQENRIVVPLGEVSDHMKNAVVATEDKRFYEHGGIDPEGTLRAAFNNASGGAKQGGSSLTQQYVKNVLIEQAVRAEDPIAVEAVKESTIERKAREAKLAISLEQRMTKDEILEGYLNIAQFGIRVYGVETAARHYFNTKASDLSIVQAATIAGVTNAPSAYDPVSNPASSEKRRNLVLGRMLEQGYITQQEHDEAVATPLAETLDVQPVSVGCQAANGAAFFCDYVTKVITSNPIFGETPKDRQGLLYRGGLDITTTLDPRMQTAAETEVTSAIPASDPSGIENALVTVEPGTGKILAMAQNRPYDASLEAAPGTTAQNYSADQAHGSSRGFSPGSTWKPFLLAEWLRAGHTLNESVNANRREWNVGRDFTSSCTKLNVGEKWNPNNSDGQGKGSMTALAATTNSVNTAYADMASKLDLCSVASTAKSVGFAPSLTKDKGEVDIRPSMIIGTQNSSPLQMAAAFATFASGGTYCEPIAITRIVDPNGKELEVPSANCNPNALDPAVANTVTYALKNVMTDGSGKRSQLEGRESAGKTGTAQLNTHNWFVGYTPQLATAVWIGNAESDVQMRSNGRGRFTINGVSRQWWFGSDLAAPMWKNYMTTALEGMPVVSFPEPDPKMLGQVQAPPTTTPTTPGGGNDGGGETGGGNGNGGGSNNGNGGGGNGNGNGSGGNGNGGGGETGGGNGNGGGETGTPGGEQD from the coding sequence ATGGCTTCCCCTGCGCGTCCCCGTCGACAAGTCAACGCCTATCAGCTCATCGCCCTGCTGCTGGCGTTCGTCCTGGTCTCCGGGGTCGGCGGCGTGCTCGGTGCGGGTCTCCTGATCCCCCTCGCCGCCGGCGCCAGCCAGGCCACCGACAGCAGCGTCCAGATCTTCGAGGAGCTGCCGGACGAGCTCGAGCCAGGACCTCTGGCCGAGCAGTCGCGCGTCTACGCGAACGACGGGACCACGCTGCTCGCGACCTTCTACCAGGAGAACCGCATCGTGGTCCCCCTGGGCGAGGTCTCGGACCACATGAAGAACGCCGTGGTCGCGACCGAGGACAAGCGCTTCTACGAGCACGGCGGGATCGACCCGGAGGGCACCCTCCGCGCGGCGTTCAACAACGCCTCGGGCGGCGCGAAGCAGGGCGGCTCGAGCCTGACGCAGCAGTACGTCAAGAACGTGCTGATCGAGCAGGCCGTGCGTGCCGAGGACCCGATCGCCGTCGAGGCGGTCAAGGAGAGCACCATCGAGCGCAAGGCTCGCGAGGCCAAGCTCGCGATCTCGCTCGAGCAGCGCATGACCAAGGACGAGATCCTCGAGGGATACCTCAACATCGCGCAGTTCGGTATCCGGGTCTACGGCGTCGAGACCGCGGCGCGCCACTACTTCAACACGAAGGCGTCCGACCTGAGCATCGTCCAGGCCGCGACGATCGCCGGCGTGACCAACGCCCCGAGCGCGTACGACCCCGTGTCCAACCCGGCCAGCTCGGAGAAGCGCCGCAACCTCGTGCTCGGTCGCATGCTCGAGCAGGGGTACATCACGCAGCAGGAGCACGACGAGGCCGTCGCGACCCCGCTGGCCGAGACTCTCGACGTCCAGCCCGTGTCCGTGGGCTGCCAGGCCGCGAACGGCGCGGCGTTCTTCTGCGACTACGTCACCAAGGTCATCACCTCGAACCCGATCTTCGGCGAGACGCCCAAGGACCGCCAGGGTCTGCTCTACCGCGGCGGCCTCGACATCACCACGACGCTCGACCCCCGGATGCAGACCGCCGCCGAGACCGAGGTCACGTCGGCGATCCCCGCCTCCGACCCCAGCGGGATCGAGAACGCCCTCGTGACCGTCGAGCCCGGCACGGGCAAGATCCTCGCGATGGCCCAGAACCGTCCCTACGACGCCTCGCTCGAGGCCGCCCCCGGGACCACGGCACAGAACTACAGCGCGGACCAGGCGCACGGCTCGTCCCGCGGGTTCTCCCCGGGATCCACCTGGAAGCCCTTCCTGCTCGCCGAGTGGCTGCGGGCCGGGCACACGCTCAACGAGTCGGTCAACGCGAACCGTCGCGAGTGGAACGTCGGGCGCGACTTCACCTCGTCCTGCACCAAGCTCAACGTCGGCGAGAAGTGGAACCCCAACAACTCCGACGGCCAGGGCAAGGGCAGCATGACGGCCCTGGCCGCGACGACCAACTCGGTCAACACCGCGTACGCCGACATGGCGAGCAAGCTCGACCTCTGCTCCGTGGCCAGCACCGCGAAGTCCGTCGGGTTCGCGCCGTCGCTCACGAAGGACAAGGGCGAGGTGGACATCCGCCCCTCCATGATCATCGGTACCCAGAACTCCTCGCCGCTGCAGATGGCCGCAGCGTTCGCGACCTTCGCGAGCGGCGGCACCTACTGCGAGCCCATCGCCATCACGCGCATCGTCGACCCGAACGGCAAGGAGCTCGAGGTGCCGTCGGCCAACTGCAACCCGAACGCCCTGGACCCGGCGGTGGCGAACACCGTGACCTACGCCCTCAAGAACGTCATGACGGATGGATCGGGCAAGAGGTCGCAGCTCGAGGGGCGCGAGAGCGCCGGGAAGACGGGCACGGCCCAGCTCAACACCCACAACTGGTTCGTCGGCTACACGCCCCAGCTCGCGACGGCGGTCTGGATCGGGAACGCCGAGTCGGACGTCCAGATGCGCAGCAACGGCCGCGGCCGGTTCACCATCAACGGTGTGAGCAGGCAGTGGTGGTTCGGCTCCGACCTCGCGGCCCCCATGTGGAAGAACTACATGACCACGGCCCTCGAGGGCATGCCCGTGGTGAGCTTCCCCGAGCCCGACCCCAAGATGCTCGGCCAGGTCCAGGCTCCTCCGACCACCACCCCGACGACCCCGGGTGGCGGCAACGACGGCGGCGGCGAGACCGGTGGCGGCAACGGCAACGGTGGCGGCAGCAACAACGGCAACGGTGGCGGCGGCAACGGCAACGGCAACGGGAGCGGCGGCAACGGGAACGGCGGCGGCGGCGAGACCGGCGGCGGCAACGGGAACGGCGGCGGCGAGACCGGCACGCCGGGCGGGGAGCAGGACTGA
- a CDS encoding NAD(P)/FAD-dependent oxidoreductase, producing MAEEPIVIVGGGLAAAKAAESLRTEGYDGDLVVVSSEPHRPYERPPLSKDYLRGEAERDVLFPLSEEWYADHHVDLRTATRAAGIDVAAHSLTLIDGTSLPYARLLLATGSTPRSFAVPGADLQGVHYLRTIEHADLLAATLEASAREGAGRLAVVGDGWIGMEVAASARSLGLDVTVVGRAVHPLGRVLGPLLGEMYGKVHADHDVHLHRNAQVVGITGSEGRVTGLDVADGTHVAADVVVVGVGVTPNVGFAEAAGIELRDARLGGGLAVDATLATSAPDVWAAGDIASVPSPRYGRPLRVEHWAVALETGPHAARAMLGSREPYDKLPYFFSDQYDVGMEYLGFVEDPAATEVVVSGSLEDHALVAFWVADDRVQAGMAVDTWEQMERVEEIVRSTGPVDRDALEAFRA from the coding sequence ATGGCCGAGGAGCCGATCGTCATCGTCGGAGGCGGCCTGGCCGCCGCGAAGGCCGCCGAGTCCCTGCGCACCGAGGGGTACGACGGCGACCTCGTGGTCGTCTCGAGCGAGCCGCACCGCCCCTACGAACGTCCGCCGCTCTCGAAGGACTACCTGCGCGGCGAGGCCGAGCGCGACGTCCTGTTCCCCCTGTCCGAGGAGTGGTACGCCGACCACCACGTCGACCTGCGCACCGCGACGCGGGCCGCGGGGATCGACGTCGCCGCACACTCCCTCACGCTGATCGACGGGACGTCGCTGCCGTACGCGCGCCTGCTCCTCGCGACCGGATCGACGCCGCGCTCGTTCGCGGTGCCCGGCGCGGACCTCCAGGGCGTGCACTACCTGCGCACGATCGAGCACGCCGACCTGCTCGCCGCGACGCTCGAGGCCTCGGCCCGCGAGGGCGCGGGTCGGCTCGCCGTCGTGGGCGACGGGTGGATCGGGATGGAGGTCGCGGCCTCGGCGCGCAGCCTCGGCCTGGACGTGACCGTCGTCGGGCGTGCTGTCCACCCGCTGGGCCGCGTGCTCGGACCCCTGCTCGGGGAGATGTACGGCAAGGTCCACGCGGACCACGACGTGCACCTGCACCGCAACGCCCAGGTCGTGGGGATCACGGGCAGCGAGGGGCGGGTCACGGGACTCGACGTCGCGGACGGGACGCACGTGGCCGCCGACGTCGTCGTGGTCGGTGTGGGCGTGACGCCCAACGTCGGTTTCGCGGAGGCCGCGGGGATCGAGCTGCGGGACGCCCGCCTGGGCGGCGGGCTCGCGGTCGACGCGACGCTCGCGACCTCGGCGCCCGACGTCTGGGCCGCAGGGGACATCGCGAGCGTGCCCTCCCCGCGCTACGGTCGCCCGCTGCGCGTCGAGCACTGGGCCGTCGCCCTGGAGACCGGCCCGCACGCCGCGCGCGCCATGCTGGGCTCGCGCGAGCCGTACGACAAGCTGCCCTACTTCTTCTCCGACCAGTACGACGTGGGCATGGAGTACCTGGGGTTCGTCGAGGACCCGGCCGCGACCGAGGTGGTCGTGAGCGGGTCCCTCGAGGACCACGCCCTGGTCGCGTTCTGGGTCGCGGACGACCGGGTCCAGGCGGGCATGGCGGTCGACACGTGGGAGCAGATGGAGCGCGTCGAGGAGATCGTCCGGTCCACCGGGCCGGTCGACCGGGACGCCCTGGAGGCGTTCCGCGCCTGA